A stretch of DNA from Mauremys mutica isolate MM-2020 ecotype Southern chromosome 25, ASM2049712v1, whole genome shotgun sequence:
gggccaggaaaggggggtgggggggaggagggaagaccTTCTTCGCAGAGAGGTTTCCAGCTCCTCAGGACTCAATTAAAAACGCAAATGACACCAAAAGACTCGGAACATTTAAAAAGAggccgtggggggtggggagggggggagcccatCACCATAGGTAGGAGTCCTCGTACCTGCCGGAGAGAGTGGGGAGTTAGACACTGGGGCAACGTCAGGcagagcccccacctccctccccaccagccccctccTCAAGCTCGGCCCCCTCAGGCTTATCCCCGTCTCTCCCTCCGCCCCACAGAGCAGCCAGTCGCTGACCCCCACgagcagggaggaggcagccccctgctcccggcagccccccgccccagttcCGCCACTGGGATacactttccccttcccccagcctacGGGGAGGGCAGGGCCGGCCTGGCGGTTGGGGCATATGGGGACCACCCCTCCCTGTACCGCAGCCTAGCCTCCCCCCCAAACCTGTCCCACCCATGTAGGGCCCGAGCCATGGAGTTTGGATCCGGATTCCAAGTCCCCTCACTGGGCGGGGGTTGATCCAGCCCCCAAGGGCCATCGGCTCTGGATCTCTCCTCAGATCTAGGGTCCCACAAGCGGCCGGCTCCCAGGGGTGGTGTAGGACAATGGGGGACACTCGGACGACAGCGTGGACAGGGCCCCAGTGCATCCCCTGCCACCCTGGAGTGTGtgggtgcggggggtgggggagtgccgACTCTGGAGCGAAGAGAACCCCTGAGGCCGGGGACGCGCTCACCGCGATCTGCCGGTGTGGTCGCTGCTGTCCCCGAAGAGCAGCTCGGACATCAAGGCCTCTGGGCTGGATCTCTTCCCGTACCTGGGGGGCAGTTAAACAGAGCACCGGGTTCACGGACGCTGCCTGCTGGAGGCAGGAAGGGGCACAGATGGGGGGCAGACGGCATCAATGAGAGTGGAGTGTGCCAGGACGCAGGGAGGGCGGGcgcagggcatgggggggggtcTGAGTGTGCGAGGGGGGTGTGAGTGTGTGGAGAGGGCAGTGCGGGAGTGTCAGTGTGTggaaggggctgggtggggggatgtGTAAGTGAGAGGCCTGGCAGAGGAGGGTTGCAAGCAGCCCCCTCTCGTTTGCAATTAGCGTGTATTAGCCCCTGGCTAATGGGCTCCCACGCGGCAAGCTGTGTTGATGGAGCTGGTGCCTAATGTGCCGTTTCATGGCTGCCGTCTTCGCTGTGCTCCCCCAAGGACCCCCCAGGGGCCGGGGGACCCGGCAGCCTGCCTCTTCCACGGGCTACGCTGGGAGATTATCCAGGGCAGAGGGAGAATGAAACTCACGATTCTCGCCAGAGGGAGAACACGGAGCCGGGAATGACGCCGCAGACCCAGATCTGGTGCAAATCTGGCTGGGACCGGGGGCCTCGGGGAATAAACGCCTGCCCCATTCAGACACACCCccacacagggggaaaaaaaccaggcAAAGTCGTGCACAAATTCCCACATTTGTGCATAACTGCCCGTGCTCaaaaagacacacacacgcacaatcaCCCCCAGAGCGCAGCCTTGTGCACAGATAAGTGCAGAGACACCCATGCTTGTGCACAAacatgcctccctccccccgggcacCCGACACAGCAACCCCTGGGCACAAACACAGACTCTCCTGCACAAAACCCAGGGAGATTCCTGCCCAGCACAAACACACCCATGTGCAGAGCACAAACACACCCACgtgcccaaacacacacacacgtacagacACCCGCACCGGCCCAAACGCACAGACTCGGGCACAAACCCGGGCACTGGTGTCCAGACACGCACGCCCAGGGCGTGCACTAGCACGTGGACAACACACAAATGCGCTCACGGCCCAACCCGCACACACGCACCGCTGCCTCGTCACTAGGTTGATGTAATGCCGCAGGGCAGAGAAGTATTTGGCCATTTCCTCCGGGGAGGCGTCGTCTCCGGGGTTCTCTGGTTTCGGGGGGTAGGCTTCCACCAGCGCCCCCAAGCAGAACAGCACACAGAGGGTCACGGCAACCAGCACGGGCCAGAGCTTCGCAGAGGCGACCATCTGAGAGCGGGGCAAAAAAGGGGGTGAACACGCCACGCGAATATAGACATCACCCCTTc
This window harbors:
- the LOC123356348 gene encoding peptide YY-like, translated to MVASAKLWPVLVAVTLCVLFCLGALVEAYPPKPENPGDDASPEEMAKYFSALRHYINLVTRQRYGKRSSPEALMSELLFGDSSDHTGRSRYEDSYLW